One window of the Kineococcus endophyticus genome contains the following:
- the msrB gene encoding peptide-methionine (R)-S-oxide reductase MsrB: protein MTAHTPETSSKTYSVTKTDAEWRAQLDPQEYQVLRQAGTERPFTGEYEDTTTEGVYACRACGAELFTSSEKFASHCGWPSFFDPKDSDAVELLEDDSLGMRRVEVRCATCGSHLGHVFEGEGYPTPTDQRYCINSISLSLRPTQA, encoded by the coding sequence ATGACTGCGCACACGCCCGAGACCAGCAGCAAGACGTACAGCGTGACGAAGACGGACGCGGAGTGGCGCGCGCAGCTGGACCCTCAGGAGTACCAGGTGCTGCGCCAGGCCGGGACCGAGCGCCCCTTCACAGGTGAGTACGAGGACACGACGACCGAGGGTGTCTACGCCTGTCGTGCCTGCGGGGCCGAGTTGTTCACGAGCTCGGAGAAGTTCGCCTCGCACTGCGGGTGGCCGTCGTTCTTCGACCCGAAGGACTCCGACGCCGTCGAACTGCTCGAGGACGACTCCCTCGGCATGCGCCGCGTCGAGGTGCGTTGCGCCACCTGCGGTTCGCACCTCGGTCACGTCTTCGAGGGCGAGGGCTACCCCACGCCCACCGACCAGCGGTACTGCATCAACTCGATCAGCCTCAGCCTGCGGCCGACGCAGGCCTGA